The Deltaproteobacteria bacterium genome has a segment encoding these proteins:
- a CDS encoding NUDIX hydrolase: MAERRISAGGVIFRKKGGLVEVALISVRGGKVWGLPKGTAEKGENLARTAHREVREETGLDGRIIEKIGHIEYFFTMKEGGETRRIFKIVYFFLMEYTSGRVEDHDEEVDECRWVPIGEAAGMMRFKDEKDIIRKAREMIEMLLSSEGA; the protein is encoded by the coding sequence GTGGCGGAGCGCCGGATCTCGGCCGGGGGTGTGATATTCAGGAAAAAAGGCGGGCTGGTCGAGGTCGCGCTTATTTCCGTCCGCGGCGGCAAGGTCTGGGGGCTTCCCAAAGGCACGGCGGAAAAAGGCGAGAACCTCGCGAGGACCGCGCACAGGGAGGTCAGGGAAGAGACCGGCCTTGACGGCAGGATAATCGAGAAGATCGGGCATATAGAGTATTTCTTCACCATGAAAGAGGGCGGGGAGACCAGGAGGATATTCAAGATAGTATATTTTTTCCTCATGGAGTATACGTCAGGGAGGGTCGAGGACCACGACGAGGAGGTCGACGAGTGCAGGTGGGTCCCCATAGGCGAAGCTGCCGGCATGATGAGGTTTAAGGACGAGAAGGATATCATTAGGAAAGCAAGGGAGATGATAGAGATGCTCCTTTCGAGCGAGGGCGCCTGA
- the ruvB gene encoding Holliday junction branch migration DNA helicase RuvB, with translation MEDEREITPAKLKEDEFEATLRPKLLDDFIGQEKLKENLKVFIQAAKGRGEALDHVLFYGPPGLGKTTMAMIIANELGSQIKASSGPVIDKAGDLAAMLTNIEDRDVFFIDEIHRLTPAVEEILYPAMEDYHIDILIGQGPSARSVKIELPKFTLIGATTRAGLLTSPLRDRFGVMLRFDFYAADELKTIVTRSASILDVEITPDGAEEIAGRSRGTPRVANRLLRRVRDFAQVKAKGVITRDVAAGALSMLEIDSKGFDKMDRRMLLTIIDKFGGGPVGIEALASALHEEKDAIEDLHEPYLLQEGYLNRTPRGRVATELAYAHLGRPCRKTASAGKQEGLF, from the coding sequence ATGGAAGACGAGCGCGAAATAACGCCCGCGAAGCTTAAAGAGGACGAGTTCGAGGCAACCCTCCGGCCCAAGCTCCTCGACGACTTCATAGGGCAGGAGAAGCTCAAGGAAAACTTGAAGGTCTTTATCCAGGCCGCCAAGGGCAGGGGAGAGGCGCTCGACCACGTCCTCTTCTACGGCCCTCCGGGGCTCGGGAAGACCACAATGGCCATGATAATAGCCAACGAACTCGGGAGCCAGATAAAGGCCTCCTCAGGCCCGGTCATAGACAAGGCCGGCGACCTGGCGGCAATGCTCACGAATATCGAGGACCGCGACGTCTTCTTCATAGACGAGATACACAGGCTTACCCCGGCCGTGGAAGAGATACTCTATCCGGCAATGGAGGACTATCATATTGACATACTAATCGGGCAGGGGCCTTCGGCAAGGTCGGTAAAGATAGAGCTTCCGAAGTTCACCCTCATTGGCGCGACGACAAGGGCCGGGCTCCTTACCTCGCCTTTGCGGGACAGGTTCGGGGTGATGCTGAGGTTCGACTTCTATGCGGCCGATGAGCTTAAGACCATAGTCACGCGCTCAGCCTCCATACTCGATGTAGAGATCACGCCCGACGGCGCCGAGGAGATCGCAGGGAGGTCTAGGGGCACTCCGAGGGTAGCTAACCGGCTCTTGCGGAGGGTGAGGGACTTCGCCCAGGTCAAGGCAAAGGGCGTGATAACAAGGGATGTCGCGGCCGGCGCCCTTTCCATGCTCGAGATAGACTCAAAAGGGTTCGACAAGATGGACAGGAGGATGCTCCTCACCATAATAGACAAGTTCGGCGGAGGGCCGGTGGGCATAGAGGCACTTGCCTCGGCGCTCCACGAGGAGAAGGACGCCATAGAGGACCTCCACGAGCCCTACCTCCTGCAGGAGGGGTATCTCAACAGGACCCCCAGGGGCAGGGTCGCTACGGAGCTTGCGTACGCGCACCTGGGCCGGCCCTGCAGAAAGACGGCGAGCGCAGGGAAGCAGGAAGGGCTTTTTTGA
- the purL gene encoding phosphoribosylformylglycinamidine synthase subunit PurL, whose product MRITEEVVKEHGLAPDEYQRIVASLGREPNLLELGIFSVMWSEHCSYKSSRKHLRGFPTKGEFVLQGPGENAGIVDIGDGLAVAFKMESHNHPSFIEPYQGAATGVGGILRDIFTMGARPVASLNLLRFGAPDNPRTRFLVDGVVSGIAGYGNCIGVPTVGGEVSFNPSYNGNCLVNVMTAGVVKKDRIFRGKASGAGNPVMYVGSKTGRDGIHGATMASDVFGEGGEERRPTVQVGDPFAEKLLLEACLELFRTDYVVGIQDMGAAGLTSSSVEMASRGGVGIELDMDRVPRREEGMTPYEIMLSESQERMLMVVRKGVEDEVKKIFSKWDLDCEVIGRVFEGNEIRILEGGKAVAEIPVPLLTDDAPVYDRPSKKPAWQDELNSFDASSIPEPGDYNAILFKLLSSLNITSKQWIYRQFDHMVRTDTVVLPGSDSAVVRIKGTDKALALTVDCNSRYCYLDPRAGGRLAVTEAARNLVSSGAQPMALTDCLNFGNPERPEVMWQIKEAIEGIKEACLALGIPVVSGNVSLYNETSGVSVHPTPAIGMVGLIEKAACHTRQWFLADGGLIALLGNEGPGLGGSEYLYAIHGMEKGAPPELDLALEKAVHEACLKGIRAGIISSAHDVSDGGLAVALAEACLNPDGAVGAEVETGAGGLRADDALFGESQSRIVISLAEDDLNEMKAIAEKAGAPFKVIGRVGGTSLKIGRFIDIGLDRVRDAWSGAFEKFMDSK is encoded by the coding sequence ATGAGGATAACCGAAGAAGTAGTAAAGGAACACGGGCTCGCCCCGGACGAGTACCAGAGGATAGTGGCCTCCCTCGGGAGGGAGCCGAACCTCCTCGAACTCGGCATATTCTCGGTCATGTGGAGCGAGCATTGCTCCTACAAGTCGTCGAGGAAGCACCTCCGGGGCTTCCCGACAAAGGGCGAGTTCGTGCTACAGGGCCCGGGCGAGAACGCGGGGATAGTGGACATAGGCGACGGGCTCGCCGTGGCCTTCAAGATGGAGAGCCATAACCACCCTTCTTTCATAGAGCCTTACCAGGGCGCGGCGACCGGGGTCGGCGGCATCTTGAGGGACATATTCACAATGGGCGCAAGGCCCGTTGCCTCTTTAAACCTCCTTCGCTTCGGCGCCCCGGATAACCCGAGGACCAGGTTTCTTGTCGACGGGGTCGTCTCCGGCATAGCCGGGTACGGGAACTGTATCGGCGTCCCGACGGTCGGCGGAGAGGTGAGCTTCAACCCCTCGTATAACGGCAACTGCCTCGTGAACGTAATGACCGCCGGGGTCGTGAAGAAGGACCGGATATTCAGGGGCAAGGCCTCAGGGGCAGGTAACCCTGTCATGTACGTGGGGAGCAAAACCGGCCGCGACGGCATACACGGCGCGACAATGGCCTCTGACGTCTTCGGAGAGGGCGGCGAGGAGAGGAGGCCCACGGTCCAGGTCGGCGACCCGTTCGCCGAGAAGCTACTTCTTGAGGCCTGCCTCGAGCTGTTCAGGACGGATTACGTAGTCGGCATCCAGGACATGGGCGCGGCAGGGCTCACTTCGTCCAGCGTCGAGATGGCGTCCAGGGGAGGGGTCGGAATAGAGCTCGACATGGACAGGGTCCCCAGGCGCGAAGAGGGCATGACCCCGTACGAGATAATGCTCTCCGAGTCGCAGGAGAGGATGCTCATGGTCGTCCGGAAAGGCGTCGAGGACGAGGTAAAGAAGATCTTCAGCAAATGGGACCTCGACTGCGAGGTCATAGGCAGGGTCTTCGAAGGGAACGAAATAAGGATACTCGAAGGCGGGAAGGCCGTTGCCGAGATACCTGTCCCGCTTCTTACCGACGACGCCCCGGTTTATGACAGGCCCTCGAAGAAACCGGCATGGCAGGACGAGCTTAATTCGTTCGATGCATCGTCAATCCCGGAGCCGGGCGATTATAATGCCATACTTTTTAAGCTCCTTTCATCGCTCAATATAACGAGCAAGCAGTGGATATACCGCCAGTTCGATCACATGGTGAGGACGGATACGGTCGTCCTGCCCGGGTCTGATTCTGCCGTAGTAAGGATTAAGGGGACGGACAAGGCCCTGGCCCTGACGGTCGACTGCAATTCCCGGTACTGCTACCTTGACCCGAGGGCAGGAGGGAGGCTCGCCGTAACCGAGGCCGCCCGTAACCTCGTCTCAAGCGGCGCGCAGCCCATGGCCCTTACCGACTGCCTGAACTTCGGGAACCCCGAGAGGCCCGAAGTCATGTGGCAGATAAAGGAAGCCATAGAGGGCATAAAAGAGGCGTGCCTCGCGCTCGGCATACCTGTAGTAAGCGGGAACGTAAGCCTCTATAACGAGACCTCTGGGGTATCCGTGCATCCCACCCCGGCCATAGGCATGGTGGGGCTTATCGAAAAGGCCGCCTGCCACACGAGGCAGTGGTTCCTTGCTGACGGCGGCCTCATAGCGCTACTCGGCAATGAGGGGCCGGGCCTCGGCGGAAGCGAATACCTCTACGCTATCCACGGCATGGAGAAAGGGGCGCCGCCGGAGCTGGACCTTGCCCTTGAGAAGGCGGTCCATGAGGCTTGTTTGAAGGGCATCAGGGCTGGTATAATATCCTCCGCGCACGACGTTTCGGACGGCGGGCTGGCCGTGGCACTGGCCGAGGCCTGCCTTAACCCGGACGGCGCGGTCGGCGCGGAGGTCGAGACAGGCGCCGGGGGCCTCAGGGCCGACGACGCGCTATTCGGCGAGTCCCAGTCGAGGATAGTCATAAGCCTCGCGGAGGACGACCTTAATGAAATGAAGGCCATTGCGGAAAAGGCCGGGGCCCCGTTCAAGGTGATAGGCAGGGTCGGCGGGACGTCCCTCAAAATAGGAAGATTCATCGATATAGGCCTGGACAGGGTCAGGGACGCCTGGTCCGGCGCGTTTGAAAAATTCATGGATTCCAAGTAA
- a CDS encoding methionine adenosyltransferase, whose amino-acid sequence MQKTVEVSSNMAVAEQAVEIVERKGTGHPDSICDAVMERISVALSREYMERFGAVLHHNIDKGLLVAGQVEKGFGGGKVLKPMELIVGDRASFGTDESRVPVEDIVKRTVRSWVTENLPHVDPDEHLKVRVVLQPGSEELAGIFERRGRVRVANDTSAAAGYAPLTPTERAVLATERFINSEAFKLRFPEAGSDVKVMGVRTGSELGLTVACPLFAGLIQSESAYFKKKKEMHTAIKDFLSGFPFSDIALNLNSLDMKGQGTRGVYLTLLGTSAEDADSGQVGRGNRVNGVISLNRPMGTEAAAGKNPVSHVGKIYSIMSHIMASEIYGRVKGVKEVSVWLLSEIGRPIDEPKQVFVQVIPEGRAGRDHYEKGVRKIIDEFLLRISSFTEELARGEHPVC is encoded by the coding sequence ATGCAGAAGACTGTCGAGGTCTCATCAAATATGGCCGTTGCCGAGCAGGCCGTGGAGATAGTCGAGAGAAAGGGGACCGGGCATCCGGACTCCATCTGCGACGCTGTCATGGAAAGGATCTCGGTGGCTTTGAGCCGCGAGTACATGGAAAGGTTCGGCGCCGTCCTCCATCATAATATCGACAAGGGCCTCCTCGTAGCCGGGCAGGTGGAGAAGGGCTTCGGGGGAGGTAAGGTCCTGAAGCCGATGGAGCTCATCGTAGGCGACAGGGCATCTTTCGGGACTGACGAGTCTCGCGTCCCGGTCGAGGATATAGTAAAGCGGACAGTCCGTTCCTGGGTCACTGAGAACCTCCCGCACGTGGACCCTGACGAGCACCTTAAGGTCAGGGTCGTACTGCAACCGGGCTCCGAGGAGCTTGCGGGCATTTTCGAGAGGCGCGGCAGGGTTAGGGTCGCGAACGACACCTCTGCGGCGGCAGGCTATGCCCCGCTCACTCCCACCGAGCGCGCGGTCCTGGCTACCGAACGCTTTATAAATTCCGAGGCCTTCAAGCTCCGCTTCCCGGAAGCAGGCTCGGATGTGAAGGTGATGGGCGTAAGGACAGGGAGCGAGCTCGGCTTGACGGTCGCCTGCCCGCTTTTCGCGGGTCTTATACAGAGCGAGTCCGCCTACTTTAAAAAGAAAAAAGAGATGCACACCGCAATCAAGGACTTCCTCTCGGGCTTTCCGTTTTCTGATATTGCTCTCAATCTCAATTCTCTCGACATGAAAGGGCAGGGCACCAGGGGCGTGTACCTCACGCTTCTCGGCACGTCCGCCGAGGACGCGGACTCGGGCCAGGTTGGAAGGGGAAACCGCGTAAACGGCGTTATCTCTCTAAACCGCCCGATGGGCACCGAGGCGGCAGCAGGGAAAAACCCGGTGAGCCACGTGGGGAAAATATATTCGATAATGTCGCACATAATGGCATCCGAGATATACGGGCGCGTCAAGGGCGTGAAGGAGGTCTCTGTCTGGCTCCTGAGCGAGATCGGGAGGCCCATAGACGAGCCCAAGCAGGTCTTTGTGCAGGTCATACCAGAGGGCAGGGCCGGCAGGGACCATTACGAGAAGGGAGTAAGGAAGATAATCGACGAGTTCCTTTTACGGATTTCTTCGTTTACAGAAGAGCTCGCAAGGGGCGAGCACCCCGTATGCTGA
- a CDS encoding epoxyqueuosine reductase QueH, with the protein MKEVISIKDLPAVSAPGRNTPVLAHICCGPCSIMPLKSLLDGKAEVSGFFHNPNIHPLSEFRKRLAAARELARHLSLNVIFDEEYRPSAFLKGLKEHAGPGFPKTGKRCEHCYYLRLEATARAASHLGFPVFTSSLLYSRYQDHDAIRSAGIELAGKYGILFLYEDFRPLWQEGIDASKALGLYRQKYCGCIYSKMERYSKKSKK; encoded by the coding sequence ATGAAAGAGGTCATATCCATAAAGGACCTCCCGGCCGTATCGGCCCCCGGCAGGAACACTCCCGTTTTGGCGCACATCTGCTGCGGCCCCTGCTCGATCATGCCGCTTAAATCTCTCCTTGATGGAAAGGCCGAGGTCTCCGGCTTCTTCCATAACCCGAATATCCACCCGTTATCGGAGTTCAGGAAAAGGCTCGCCGCCGCAAGGGAGCTTGCCCGACACCTCTCGCTTAACGTCATATTTGACGAGGAATACAGGCCCTCGGCATTCCTTAAGGGCTTGAAGGAGCACGCGGGCCCCGGTTTCCCGAAAACGGGAAAGAGATGCGAACATTGCTACTATCTCAGGCTTGAGGCTACCGCACGGGCCGCCAGCCACCTCGGGTTTCCGGTCTTCACCTCGTCTCTTCTATACAGCAGGTACCAGGACCACGATGCCATAAGGAGCGCAGGCATTGAATTAGCCGGAAAGTACGGCATACTCTTCCTTTATGAGGATTTCAGGCCTCTGTGGCAGGAAGGCATCGACGCCTCCAAGGCCCTCGGACTCTATAGGCAGAAATATTGCGGCTGCATATACAGCAAAATGGAAAGGTACTCGAAGAAGTCAAAAAAATAA
- a CDS encoding TraR/DksA family transcriptional regulator gives MNRNNNHKARHKKLLLDRKRKVWNDLREEIFRKFGKDYSDQFDIPHDLEEMSVLDLVEDLGLSVSDLRRQELESMEVALRKLDEGTYGTCSRCGAEIGEERLKAMPYAEHCLRCQTELEELSGGKKPTI, from the coding sequence ATGAACCGGAACAATAACCATAAGGCAAGGCATAAAAAGCTCCTCCTCGACAGGAAGCGCAAGGTGTGGAACGACCTGAGGGAGGAGATATTCAGGAAATTCGGAAAGGACTACAGCGACCAGTTCGACATACCGCACGACCTCGAGGAGATGTCGGTCCTGGACCTTGTCGAAGACCTCGGCCTTTCGGTCTCGGACTTGAGGAGGCAGGAACTGGAGAGCATGGAGGTGGCCCTTCGGAAACTGGACGAGGGCACATACGGCACATGCAGCCGGTGCGGGGCCGAGATCGGCGAGGAGAGGCTCAAGGCCATGCCATACGCCGAGCACTGTTTGAGGTGCCAGACCGAGCTCGAAGAGCTGTCCGGAGGCAAGAAACCCACTATCTGA
- the purF gene encoding amidophosphoribosyltransferase, whose amino-acid sequence MGPFRKDRFNDECGVFGIYGHPEAANLAYLGLYSLQHRGQESSGIASTDGERIYSHKGMGLVADVFTSEDIERLHGSAAIGHVRYSTTGESHIRNAQPFVVEYSRGGIAVAHNGNIVNAQILRAEFEAYGSIFQSSMDTEIIVHLLASSKENSLVDRITASLRRVLGSYSLLFLTEKVMIAARDPHGFRPLSLGRLKGAWVVASETCAFDLIEAEYVREIEPGEIVVIDGSGIASYKPFPAVKYTPCVFEFIYFARPDSRIFGANVHAVRKKLGARLAMEHPVEADVVVPVPDSGVPAAIGYAEASGIPFDKGIVRNHYVGRTFIEPKDSIRHFGVKIKLNAISDIISGKRVVVIDDSIVRGTTSRKIIKMIRAAGAKEVHMRISSPPTICPCYYGIDTPRREELIAAVQGVEEINRYITSDTLGYLSVEGLYQAVREAGGSFCDACFTGRYPVDVLSAQAPQLALFK is encoded by the coding sequence ATGGGCCCTTTCAGAAAAGACAGGTTCAATGACGAGTGCGGGGTCTTCGGCATCTACGGCCACCCTGAGGCCGCCAACCTCGCATATCTCGGGCTTTATTCGCTCCAGCACAGGGGACAGGAGAGCTCCGGCATAGCCTCGACCGACGGCGAGCGGATATATTCGCACAAGGGCATGGGCCTCGTGGCCGACGTCTTTACCAGCGAGGACATCGAGCGCCTCCACGGCAGCGCGGCCATAGGGCACGTCCGGTACTCGACAACCGGAGAGTCCCATATAAGGAACGCGCAGCCCTTTGTGGTCGAGTATTCGAGGGGCGGAATAGCGGTCGCCCACAACGGCAACATCGTAAACGCGCAGATACTCAGGGCCGAGTTCGAGGCCTACGGCTCGATCTTCCAGTCATCGATGGACACCGAGATAATCGTCCATCTACTGGCCTCGAGCAAGGAGAACTCGCTCGTAGACAGGATTACCGCCTCGCTCCGGAGGGTGCTAGGCTCGTACTCGCTCCTTTTCCTCACGGAAAAAGTCATGATAGCGGCCAGGGACCCGCACGGCTTCCGGCCCCTTTCGCTCGGGAGGCTCAAGGGCGCGTGGGTCGTGGCATCCGAGACCTGCGCCTTCGACCTCATAGAGGCCGAGTATGTCCGGGAAATAGAACCCGGCGAAATAGTCGTGATCGATGGCAGCGGCATAGCATCATATAAGCCTTTCCCGGCGGTCAAGTATACCCCTTGCGTCTTCGAGTTCATCTATTTCGCCAGGCCCGACTCCAGGATATTCGGGGCCAACGTGCACGCCGTGAGGAAAAAACTCGGCGCCAGGCTCGCAATGGAGCATCCGGTAGAGGCCGACGTGGTCGTCCCGGTTCCGGATTCCGGCGTCCCGGCGGCAATAGGGTATGCGGAGGCTTCGGGCATCCCTTTTGACAAGGGCATCGTGAGGAACCATTACGTGGGCCGCACCTTCATAGAGCCCAAGGACTCGATACGCCACTTCGGGGTGAAGATAAAGCTCAACGCAATAAGCGACATAATAAGCGGCAAGAGGGTGGTCGTCATAGACGACTCGATCGTCCGCGGCACCACGAGCAGGAAGATAATAAAGATGATAAGGGCCGCAGGCGCGAAAGAGGTCCACATGAGGATAAGCTCGCCGCCGACCATATGCCCCTGCTACTACGGCATAGACACGCCTAGGAGGGAAGAGCTCATCGCCGCGGTCCAGGGCGTGGAGGAGATAAACCGATATATAACGTCCGATACCCTGGGATACCTTAGCGTCGAGGGCCTGTACCAGGCCGTACGCGAGGCGGGCGGAAGCTTCTGCGACGCATGCTTCACAGGCAGATACCCGGTTGACGTCCTGAGCGCCCAGGCGCCGCAGCTTGCGCTCTTCAAGTGA
- a CDS encoding radical SAM protein, translated as MGFRPGYIRLYETGELFTRIRELKAMLSPCRVCPLECGAARLEGKAGVCRTGSFPRVSAAISHFGEEPPLVGSYGSGTIFLSYCNLKCVFCQNHEISRSGDGREVTPEGLASMMLRLQREGCHNINFVTPTHQAPQIAESLPLAIENGLDVPLVYNSGGYDSLETLKLLEGIFDIYMPDIKYGSDRSGLELSGIHGYFSKAREAVREMHRQVGNLETGPDNIARRGLIVRHLVLPDGLAGTEEVMRFLAEDISTDTYVNIMDQYRPVYRAFEDPRLSRRATVVELEQAIETARKKGLSRIEGRC; from the coding sequence ATGGGTTTCCGTCCGGGCTACATAAGGCTTTACGAGACCGGCGAGCTTTTTACCCGCATAAGGGAGCTCAAGGCCATGCTCTCCCCGTGCAGGGTGTGCCCTTTAGAGTGCGGCGCGGCTCGCCTTGAGGGGAAGGCCGGCGTCTGCCGTACCGGCTCGTTTCCGCGAGTTTCCGCCGCAATCTCGCATTTCGGCGAGGAACCGCCGCTTGTAGGCAGCTACGGGAGCGGCACGATCTTCCTTTCGTACTGCAATCTTAAGTGCGTATTCTGCCAGAACCATGAGATAAGCCGTTCCGGAGACGGGAGGGAAGTGACACCCGAGGGTCTCGCTTCGATGATGCTCCGCCTCCAGAGAGAGGGCTGCCATAACATAAACTTCGTTACGCCCACGCACCAGGCCCCGCAGATAGCCGAAAGCCTTCCCCTTGCCATAGAGAACGGTCTTGATGTGCCGCTCGTCTACAACTCAGGCGGCTACGACTCGCTCGAAACGCTAAAACTCCTTGAAGGCATATTCGACATATATATGCCGGATATCAAATACGGCTCTGACCGGAGCGGTCTCGAGCTTTCAGGCATCCACGGATATTTCTCGAAGGCCAGGGAGGCGGTAAGGGAGATGCACAGGCAGGTCGGAAATCTCGAGACCGGGCCGGACAATATCGCCCGCCGGGGCCTCATCGTAAGGCACCTCGTCCTCCCGGACGGCCTTGCTGGTACCGAGGAGGTAATGCGCTTCCTGGCTGAAGATATATCTACAGACACCTATGTCAACATCATGGACCAGTACAGGCCCGTATACAGGGCTTTTGAGGACCCGCGCCTCTCAAGAAGGGCTACTGTTGTGGAGCTTGAGCAGGCAATCGAGACTGCGCGTAAAAAGGGGCTCAGCCGCATAGAGGGACGTTGCTGA
- a CDS encoding branched-chain amino acid aminotransferase, translated as MSNNMPLLKNVEVRRVKESRLTPGILENPVFGTVFSDHMLSMDFRDGMWGPPAVVPFGNIEVSPALTTLHYGQAIFEGLKAFRAPNGSINIFRPEKYHERMLRSSKRLCIPPVSYQDFLAGLHALIRTDRGWVPPKRGCALYIRPFIFATDNYLGVKVSDTYKFLIITSPVGAYYKEGINPVRLTTPGEYVRAVRGGLGEAKTPANYAASLLPAEEAKKKGFTQVLWLDAVEKKYIEEVGTMNMFFLLEDELVTPALGGSVLAGVTRDSVMTIARDWGLKVSERKISIDEVFAASEKGSLKEAFGTGTAAVISPVGEIHHQGASITINRGETGPLAKRVYDHITGLQYGEIEDKRGWIYSIPAE; from the coding sequence ATGTCCAACAATATGCCGCTCCTAAAAAATGTCGAGGTAAGGAGGGTGAAAGAGAGCAGGCTCACCCCTGGTATCCTCGAAAACCCGGTCTTCGGCACCGTTTTTTCCGACCACATGCTCTCGATGGACTTTAGAGACGGCATGTGGGGCCCCCCGGCTGTCGTGCCCTTCGGCAATATCGAGGTCTCGCCTGCCCTTACTACCCTCCACTACGGGCAGGCCATTTTCGAGGGGCTAAAGGCCTTCCGCGCCCCGAACGGCTCCATAAACATATTCAGGCCCGAGAAATACCACGAGAGGATGCTCCGCTCCTCGAAGAGGCTCTGCATACCCCCGGTCTCTTATCAGGACTTCCTCGCGGGCCTCCACGCGCTTATCAGGACCGACAGGGGGTGGGTCCCGCCGAAAAGGGGCTGCGCCCTCTACATAAGGCCCTTCATATTCGCTACAGACAACTACCTAGGCGTGAAGGTATCGGACACATACAAGTTCCTCATCATAACCTCGCCTGTGGGCGCGTACTATAAAGAGGGGATAAACCCGGTAAGGCTCACGACGCCCGGAGAGTATGTCCGGGCCGTGAGGGGCGGCCTCGGCGAGGCCAAGACCCCGGCGAACTACGCGGCAAGCCTTTTGCCTGCCGAGGAGGCCAAGAAAAAGGGTTTTACGCAGGTATTGTGGCTCGATGCCGTCGAGAAGAAATACATAGAAGAAGTCGGCACAATGAACATGTTCTTCCTTCTCGAAGACGAGCTCGTGACACCCGCACTCGGCGGCTCGGTCCTCGCGGGCGTGACCCGCGACTCGGTCATGACGATCGCGCGGGACTGGGGCCTGAAGGTGTCCGAGCGGAAGATCTCAATAGACGAGGTCTTTGCCGCCTCTGAAAAGGGGAGCCTTAAGGAGGCCTTCGGAACGGGCACGGCCGCTGTCATATCCCCGGTCGGAGAGATACACCACCAGGGCGCGTCCATCACCATAAATCGCGGCGAAACCGGCCCGCTCGCGAAGAGGGTCTACGACCATATAACAGGCCTCCAGTACGGAGAGATAGAGGACAAGCGCGGGTGGATATACTCCATCCCGGCGGAATAG
- a CDS encoding formylglycine-generating enzyme family protein: MKKFRNLAVTLVLALMMAGSGALAQDPMNMKDDDLGIDDHLRHEKPAEKVVTKEDVEPLIEMVYVKGGCFEMGDFVGNGDEDERPVHEVCVDDYYLAETEVTQQLFELVMGFSPIKKYNMLMAVDPQAPVVYVSFSAVQEFIKKLNDLVGGYYRLPTEAEWEYAARERGKKMVWSGTENEAELGDYALFSDNSDKIGPVKSKKPNALGLYGMSGNATEWTEDYFDFDYYQVSPSKDVYGPEHGLWRVARGGSYMDAPYKLRTTYRYGLEHSSRLINLGVRLAE; encoded by the coding sequence ATGAAGAAATTCAGGAATCTCGCCGTTACACTTGTTCTGGCCCTTATGATGGCAGGCTCCGGCGCATTGGCACAGGACCCCATGAACATGAAAGATGATGACCTCGGCATCGACGACCATCTGCGGCACGAAAAACCGGCGGAGAAGGTCGTCACGAAAGAGGACGTAGAGCCCCTTATCGAGATGGTGTACGTAAAAGGCGGCTGCTTCGAGATGGGTGACTTCGTCGGGAACGGCGATGAGGACGAGAGGCCTGTCCACGAGGTCTGCGTAGACGATTATTACCTGGCGGAGACCGAGGTGACCCAGCAGCTCTTCGAGCTGGTGATGGGGTTTTCGCCGATAAAAAAATACAACATGCTCATGGCCGTTGACCCTCAGGCCCCTGTCGTCTACGTCAGCTTTTCGGCAGTGCAGGAATTTATAAAGAAGCTCAATGACCTGGTCGGCGGCTATTACCGCCTCCCGACCGAGGCGGAGTGGGAGTATGCCGCGAGGGAGCGCGGAAAGAAGATGGTCTGGTCAGGGACCGAGAACGAGGCGGAACTCGGCGACTACGCCCTCTTCAGCGATAACAGCGACAAGATAGGCCCGGTCAAGTCCAAGAAACCCAACGCGCTCGGGCTCTACGGCATGTCCGGTAACGCGACCGAGTGGACCGAAGACTACTTCGATTTCGATTACTACCAGGTGAGCCCCAGTAAAGACGTCTACGGACCGGAGCACGGGCTCTGGCGCGTGGCGAGGGGAGGCTCCTATATGGATGCGCCCTATAAGCTCCGTACGACCTACAGGTACGGCCTCGAGCACAGTAGCAGGCTCATAAACCTCGGCGTCAGGCTAGCGGAATAG